A stretch of Lactiplantibacillus brownii DNA encodes these proteins:
- a CDS encoding NAD(P)-dependent oxidoreductase, with amino-acid sequence MKLLIIGATGMAGSALTATALDRGHQVTALGRSAEKLAQLPAHANLTTVAKDAFSLTKTDLDHYDVVIDAMATPPTQAYLHVDLATKLVAALRDTTQPRLVFILGAGSLKTGADDHLFVHDLEKDPAAEAFIAVPQNQLSELQFLQTVTNVDWVGLSPAADFHAGPAVPAVLGTDQLLVNAQGVSATNAGTMAVAVLDEIEKPQHHQTRFTVANR; translated from the coding sequence ATGAAATTATTAATCATTGGTGCTACAGGCATGGCTGGCTCAGCCTTAACCGCTACCGCTTTAGATCGGGGTCATCAAGTCACTGCCCTGGGACGTTCCGCTGAAAAGTTAGCTCAGTTACCCGCTCATGCCAACCTCACTACGGTTGCCAAGGATGCTTTTAGTCTAACTAAGACTGACTTGGACCACTACGATGTGGTCATCGACGCCATGGCGACCCCACCAACACAAGCTTACTTGCATGTCGACTTGGCGACTAAACTAGTTGCAGCCCTACGCGACACTACCCAGCCACGCTTGGTCTTTATTCTGGGCGCTGGTAGCTTAAAAACTGGTGCTGACGACCACCTCTTCGTACATGATCTCGAAAAAGATCCCGCTGCAGAAGCTTTTATTGCGGTGCCACAAAATCAGTTAAGCGAATTACAATTTCTTCAAACAGTGACCAATGTCGATTGGGTTGGCCTTTCACCGGCAGCCGATTTTCATGCCGGTCCAGCAGTCCCAGCCGTTTTAGGCACTGATCAGTTGTTAGTCAATGCCCAAGGCGTTTCAGCAACGAATGCTGGTACCATGGCCGTTGCTGTCTTAGATGAGATTGAAAAACCACAACATCACCAAACTCGTTTTACAGTTGCCAACCGATAG
- a CDS encoding tRNA (cytidine(34)-2'-O)-methyltransferase, which yields MTNHIALFEPLMPANTGNIARTCAGTDTALHLIEPLGFKVDDKHLKRAGLDYWDSVNITYHADLQAFLASIPDLNNLYLVSKFASHDYSDVDYSDTSKDHYFLFGKETTGLPEPFMRQYPEKAIRIPQDDSHIRALNLSNSAAIVIYEALRQQNFLSLERSHHYENDKLK from the coding sequence TTGACGAATCATATTGCATTATTTGAACCCTTAATGCCGGCCAACACTGGCAATATTGCCCGGACTTGTGCAGGAACGGATACGGCACTACATTTGATTGAACCACTCGGCTTTAAAGTTGATGACAAGCATTTAAAACGCGCTGGCCTGGACTATTGGGACAGTGTTAATATTACTTATCATGCCGATTTGCAAGCCTTTTTGGCAAGTATCCCAGACTTAAACAACTTGTACTTAGTTTCGAAATTTGCTTCACACGACTACTCAGATGTCGACTATAGCGATACCAGCAAGGATCATTATTTCTTGTTTGGTAAAGAAACGACCGGGTTACCGGAACCGTTTATGCGGCAATATCCTGAAAAAGCGATTCGGATTCCACAAGACGATTCCCATATTCGCGCCTTGAACTTATCAAACTCGGCTGCTATCGTGATTTATGAAGCGTTGCGGCAACAGAACTTTTTAAGCTTGGAACGATCACATCATTATGAAAATGATAAATTAAAATAA
- a CDS encoding DUF4044 domain-containing protein, producing MKKKSTFQKITLVIVWVMIISMIGSLVLTALSGLGLMSFG from the coding sequence ATGAAAAAGAAATCGACGTTCCAAAAAATCACGCTGGTCATTGTGTGGGTTATGATTATTTCAATGATTGGCTCGCTAGTTCTCACGGCTTTATCAGGCTTAGGTTTGATGAGCTTCGGTTAA
- the ftsL gene encoding cell division protein FtsL: MAQNGLARELPREAPQVTNPVHKTVVAPNPAIQTQRVPFSGFEKVLCVSFSLVVFALAIALVSSNIAIGNAQTQLQTVQAKVTKVQASNTSATQQISELSSRSRLNKVAKKNGLSLNNGNIRNVYK; this comes from the coding sequence ATGGCCCAAAATGGATTGGCCCGGGAGTTACCACGTGAGGCTCCCCAGGTCACAAACCCGGTACATAAAACTGTTGTAGCCCCAAATCCCGCGATTCAAACACAACGGGTGCCTTTCTCAGGATTCGAGAAAGTCTTGTGTGTTAGTTTTAGTTTGGTGGTATTTGCACTTGCAATCGCTTTAGTTTCGTCCAATATTGCCATTGGTAACGCACAAACTCAGTTACAAACTGTCCAAGCCAAGGTTACGAAAGTTCAAGCCAGCAATACTTCCGCGACCCAACAAATTAGTGAACTTTCAAGCCGGAGCCGCTTAAATAAAGTGGCCAAAAAGAACGGCTTATCGTTGAATAACGGTAACATAAGGAATGTTTACAAATGA
- a CDS encoding DUF3397 domain-containing protein: protein MSNLVTNWPGQIGLIVAISVVLFGLKRVLRRVWPAHLMLIDFWPPFLIVFTHFLTQQTTDSSIVPYEIISLMIMGIGLTLLTVIQQGEILYGRFFKLFWRVTDLLTIVVYLLALVIVLIAK from the coding sequence ATGAGCAATTTAGTCACCAATTGGCCGGGCCAAATTGGTTTGATTGTGGCGATTTCAGTCGTCTTATTCGGTTTGAAACGCGTGTTAAGGCGCGTTTGGCCGGCCCACTTAATGCTGATTGATTTTTGGCCACCATTCTTAATCGTGTTCACTCACTTTTTGACTCAGCAAACAACGGATAGTTCGATTGTGCCATATGAAATCATTTCGTTAATGATTATGGGTATCGGTTTAACACTGCTAACGGTCATCCAACAAGGTGAAATCCTGTACGGTCGCTTTTTTAAGCTGTTCTGGCGCGTCACTGATCTTTTGACGATTGTGGTCTATTTATTAGCTTTAGTGATTGTTTTGATTGCCAAGTGA
- a CDS encoding DNA translocase FtsK, which yields MAGKQRTTKKRRTTGTKRTTKAASQRQMTGNIIGLVGVLITVFALFRLGLVGTFFAECFRLIAGDAYVILAGLTLVVMAYVMIFGKLPRIGWRWWTGGNLVLYSYLLLLEIPMFNRINRHTDFWAITWNLIKNDFKTGGVSVHLGGGLAGAAGYGLTYPLVANLGTILVAIILIVTGIFVAFNLPFRQTVLLIRHGLVVMGEHVKTAYDEVAHYVRVQYARWRVKRQARANQQSSEATKTEPEPKAQPKSVEVPSAPTVASVAKPESQSDADVKIVVASDQESQAPAKSAAEEALKGTETVDESDYQLPTSDLLTKIPKTDQSAEYATIESNSKKLKTTLASFGVNVEVKNVSLGPSVTKYELHPAVGVKVSKVVNLADDLALALAAKDLRIEAPIPGKSLIGIEVPNKQVSTVSFRDIVEAQPAHPTKPLQVPLGRDVSGNLVTADLSKMPHLLIAGSTGSGKSVAINVMITGLLMTTKPNQVKFMLIDPKKVELGVYNGIPHLLTPVVTEPKKAARALHKVVAEMERRYELFADSKQRNMQGYNQFIRQQNAADGQKRPVLPYIVVIVDELADLMMVTSSEVEDAIIRLGQMARAAGIHMILATQRPSVDVITGLIKANVPSRMAFAVSSGTDSRTIIDSNGAEKLLGRGDMLYQPMGMNKPLRVQGAYISDHDVEEVVDFIKKQQSADYDDNMLVKDDEASDGEDPRDGEDEYYADAVEFVTQQQSASVSMLQRRFRIGYNRAARIVDEMEERGVVGPSEGSKARKVYRQPQPTDEPTSEGN from the coding sequence GTGGCGGGAAAGCAACGAACAACTAAAAAACGGCGCACAACGGGAACGAAGCGCACGACCAAGGCCGCCAGTCAGCGCCAAATGACGGGGAATATCATTGGCCTGGTAGGTGTGTTGATAACGGTTTTTGCGCTGTTTAGACTCGGCTTAGTGGGGACCTTCTTTGCTGAATGTTTCCGACTGATTGCCGGGGACGCCTATGTGATTTTAGCGGGACTAACGCTAGTCGTGATGGCCTACGTCATGATTTTTGGCAAATTGCCTAGAATTGGTTGGCGTTGGTGGACGGGTGGTAATTTAGTTCTTTATAGTTATTTATTATTATTGGAAATTCCAATGTTCAATCGAATCAATCGGCATACAGACTTTTGGGCGATCACGTGGAATTTAATTAAGAATGATTTCAAAACGGGCGGGGTCTCTGTACACCTCGGTGGTGGTCTGGCTGGTGCCGCTGGTTATGGTCTGACCTATCCACTAGTGGCCAATTTAGGGACTATCTTGGTGGCAATTATTCTGATTGTGACGGGGATATTTGTCGCGTTTAATTTACCATTCCGTCAAACGGTGCTCTTGATTCGTCATGGCTTGGTTGTCATGGGTGAACATGTCAAGACGGCTTATGATGAGGTGGCCCATTACGTGCGGGTTCAATATGCGCGTTGGCGGGTAAAACGGCAGGCTCGTGCCAATCAACAATCATCAGAAGCGACTAAGACGGAACCTGAGCCCAAAGCTCAGCCTAAATCGGTTGAGGTGCCCAGTGCGCCAACGGTTGCGAGTGTCGCTAAGCCTGAAAGTCAGTCAGATGCTGACGTTAAGATTGTCGTGGCTAGTGATCAGGAGTCACAAGCACCAGCGAAGTCAGCCGCTGAGGAGGCGTTGAAAGGGACTGAAACGGTTGATGAATCTGACTATCAGTTACCCACTTCAGATTTATTAACTAAGATTCCTAAGACAGATCAAAGTGCCGAATATGCCACAATTGAAAGCAATTCTAAAAAGTTAAAAACGACTTTGGCGAGTTTTGGGGTCAACGTCGAAGTGAAGAATGTCAGTTTGGGACCCTCCGTGACGAAATACGAACTTCATCCGGCAGTTGGGGTCAAGGTCAGCAAAGTCGTCAATTTAGCTGATGATTTAGCGTTAGCACTGGCGGCCAAAGACCTCCGTATCGAAGCGCCAATCCCAGGAAAATCTTTGATTGGGATTGAAGTGCCCAATAAGCAAGTCTCAACGGTTTCATTTCGTGACATTGTTGAAGCCCAACCCGCGCATCCAACCAAACCATTACAAGTTCCGCTCGGACGAGATGTCTCCGGTAATTTGGTGACGGCCGATTTATCTAAAATGCCACATTTACTCATTGCCGGCTCAACTGGGAGTGGGAAATCGGTCGCAATTAATGTGATGATTACTGGCTTACTCATGACGACTAAACCGAACCAGGTCAAGTTTATGCTCATTGATCCGAAAAAAGTGGAGTTGGGTGTTTATAATGGGATTCCACATCTACTAACGCCAGTCGTCACCGAACCGAAGAAGGCAGCGCGCGCCTTGCATAAAGTCGTGGCTGAAATGGAACGGCGCTATGAGTTGTTTGCGGATTCTAAGCAACGAAACATGCAAGGCTATAATCAATTTATTCGCCAACAGAATGCGGCGGATGGTCAAAAACGGCCGGTATTACCTTATATTGTTGTCATTGTTGATGAATTAGCCGATCTGATGATGGTCACTTCGAGTGAAGTGGAAGATGCCATCATTCGTTTGGGGCAAATGGCCCGTGCCGCCGGAATTCACATGATTTTGGCGACCCAACGACCGTCTGTTGACGTCATCACTGGTTTGATCAAAGCAAACGTCCCCTCACGGATGGCCTTTGCGGTTTCTAGTGGGACCGATTCTCGGACAATCATTGATAGTAATGGGGCTGAGAAGCTTTTGGGTCGTGGGGACATGCTGTATCAACCAATGGGGATGAATAAACCATTGCGGGTGCAAGGCGCCTATATTTCGGATCATGATGTCGAAGAAGTGGTGGATTTCATTAAGAAGCAGCAATCAGCTGACTATGATGACAACATGTTAGTCAAAGATGATGAAGCTAGTGACGGGGAAGATCCTCGTGATGGTGAAGACGAGTATTATGCGGATGCCGTCGAATTTGTCACGCAGCAACAGTCGGCCAGTGTGTCAATGTTGCAACGCCGATTCCGGATTGGATATAACCGCGCTGCCAGAATTGTTGATGAAATGGAAGAACGTGGTGTCGTCGGACCATCTGAAGGTAGCAAGGCCCGTAAAGTGTATCGTCAGCCGCAACCCACCGATGAGCCAACCTCTGAAGGAAATTAA
- a CDS encoding magnesium transporter CorA family protein, whose amino-acid sequence MLQYFTTNSDGRLAIGKPHDQSYWLNVERPTIAEINQLVREFNFPKDYLTAVLDDAEISRTEQLTHASADQATLIVMQFPKLTTSDLGYLEYQVYPFALILTPKAVLTVSNYPASFIQDFIMDPTSSRLSLADHENFVLTIMWYISHAYVTALKAINHKTTILERRLTRATRNEEIFRIMAYQKSLIRFKAALTQNAPILAAVEHSATHFNGSQHKALTTDIIVENQQAADMTNTTNQILQQYSQLVSSVISNNLNDVMKVLTSLTLILTIPTIIGGIYGMNVRLPGASVVHAFSWIMLGTIILCIISIEYLRNHDYF is encoded by the coding sequence ATGCTACAGTATTTCACCACTAATTCCGACGGTCGTTTAGCCATTGGTAAACCCCATGACCAATCTTATTGGCTAAACGTCGAACGACCGACAATTGCCGAAATTAATCAATTGGTTCGGGAATTTAACTTTCCGAAAGATTATTTAACCGCCGTCCTAGATGATGCTGAAATTTCTCGGACGGAACAATTAACTCACGCGAGTGCCGATCAAGCCACGCTAATTGTGATGCAATTTCCAAAATTGACGACTAGTGACTTAGGTTACTTAGAATATCAAGTCTACCCATTTGCGCTTATTTTGACGCCCAAGGCCGTTTTAACGGTCAGCAACTACCCGGCAAGTTTCATTCAGGATTTTATTATGGACCCCACATCTTCGCGCCTTAGTCTAGCCGATCATGAAAACTTTGTCCTCACGATCATGTGGTACATTTCACACGCCTATGTTACTGCTTTAAAAGCAATTAATCATAAAACCACGATCTTAGAACGACGCTTGACTCGGGCCACACGCAATGAAGAAATCTTTCGCATCATGGCCTACCAAAAGTCCTTGATTCGTTTTAAAGCGGCATTGACCCAAAACGCGCCCATCTTAGCTGCGGTAGAACATTCGGCGACGCACTTTAATGGCAGTCAACACAAAGCTTTAACGACCGATATTATCGTTGAGAATCAACAGGCCGCTGATATGACTAACACGACTAACCAAATTTTGCAGCAATACAGTCAATTAGTTAGTTCAGTAATTTCCAACAATTTGAACGACGTGATGAAAGTTCTCACTTCACTCACGCTGATTTTGACCATTCCCACCATTATTGGCGGTATTTATGGGATGAACGTCCGCTTGCCCGGCGCCAGTGTCGTCCATGCCTTTAGTTGGATCATGTTAGGCACGATTATTTTGTGTATCATTAGCATCGAATATTTACGAAATCACGACTATTTTTAA
- the mraZ gene encoding division/cell wall cluster transcriptional repressor MraZ yields MFFGEFEHALDAKGRLIIPAKFRDLLGASFVITRGMDGCIFGYPEARWATLQAQLDDLPLTKKDARAFVRFFYAAAAECELDKQGRVMIPAPLRQYAKLEKQCVIVGVSDRFEIWSATKWQTFETETAADFDDLAENLIDF; encoded by the coding sequence ATGTTTTTTGGTGAATTTGAACATGCTTTGGATGCGAAAGGCCGGTTGATCATTCCCGCCAAGTTTCGCGACCTATTAGGCGCGTCATTTGTGATTACGCGTGGGATGGATGGTTGTATCTTTGGCTACCCGGAAGCGCGCTGGGCGACATTACAAGCCCAATTGGACGATTTGCCGCTAACCAAGAAGGATGCGCGGGCATTTGTCCGGTTCTTCTATGCGGCAGCGGCGGAATGTGAACTAGATAAACAAGGGCGTGTGATGATTCCTGCGCCATTACGGCAATATGCCAAATTGGAAAAACAATGTGTGATTGTCGGAGTTTCTGATCGCTTTGAAATTTGGAGCGCGACGAAGTGGCAGACTTTTGAGACGGAAACAGCTGCTGATTTCGATGATCTCGCAGAAAACTTAATCGATTTTTAA
- the rsmH gene encoding 16S rRNA (cytosine(1402)-N(4))-methyltransferase RsmH produces the protein MAEFEHTTVLLQEAVAALAIKPDGVYVDCTLGGGGHSRRILEQLGPQGHLFSFDQDQTAIDYNQDNLAEYLAAGQLTFIKSNFANLKAELTARGITSVDGIVYDLGVSSPQFDNADRGFSYQHDAPLDMRMDQSAPLTAQIVVNTWDYADLVRIFYRYGEEKFSKQVARAIEREREQAPIETTGQLVEIIKEAIPARARRTGGHPAKRVFQAIRIAVNNELGVLETSLEQAVELINVGGRVSVITFQSLEDRLVKTIFKEHSSLPELPPGLPVIPAEMQPHYRLVNRKPIVPSDAEITANRRARSAKLRVIERLTQNQSKKI, from the coding sequence GTGGCAGAATTTGAACATACGACAGTTTTATTGCAAGAAGCGGTCGCCGCATTGGCGATTAAGCCGGATGGGGTGTATGTCGATTGCACGCTAGGCGGCGGGGGCCATTCCCGTCGAATTTTGGAACAACTTGGACCACAGGGACATTTATTCAGCTTTGATCAGGATCAAACGGCGATTGATTACAATCAGGACAACTTGGCTGAGTACTTAGCGGCCGGTCAATTGACGTTCATTAAGAGCAATTTCGCCAATCTAAAGGCAGAATTAACCGCTCGTGGCATTACTTCGGTAGATGGCATCGTTTATGATCTGGGCGTGTCCTCACCACAATTTGACAATGCCGATCGGGGCTTCTCTTATCAGCATGACGCGCCATTAGATATGCGGATGGATCAATCCGCCCCGTTGACGGCCCAGATCGTGGTCAATACTTGGGACTACGCCGATTTGGTCCGGATTTTCTATCGTTACGGTGAAGAAAAGTTCTCCAAACAAGTCGCACGGGCGATTGAGCGTGAACGTGAGCAAGCACCGATCGAAACGACTGGTCAGTTGGTTGAGATTATTAAAGAAGCCATTCCAGCGCGCGCACGGCGTACTGGTGGTCATCCTGCTAAACGGGTCTTTCAAGCGATTCGAATCGCGGTCAATAACGAATTAGGCGTCCTTGAGACGTCATTAGAACAAGCCGTGGAATTGATTAATGTTGGTGGTCGTGTCAGTGTGATCACGTTCCAATCATTAGAAGATCGGTTAGTTAAGACCATTTTCAAAGAACATAGTTCCTTACCAGAATTACCACCTGGTTTACCGGTTATTCCGGCTGAAATGCAACCGCATTATCGTTTGGTTAATCGTAAACCGATTGTGCCAAGTGATGCTGAAATAACGGCTAACCGACGTGCGCGTAGTGCTAAGCTACGTGTGATTGAACGTTTAACTCAAAATCAATCTAAAAAAATATAA